The region TCCTAATCCAAAATGATTTTGACGCTAAATTACTGTGCTTCAATTTTTACCCCATTGAACAAAGAAGCAAATAAAATAGTATATTGCTACACTATTTTCAATACATTTTTAATTTACTGAAATGCCACAAATCATGAAAAAAGTTTACCTACTAACACTTTTGATTTCATTCTCGTCGTTTGCCCAAAAAACGTTCGACAACATTAAATCAGAAAAACTGGGAGAAGAGCGTAGAATTACAATTGGACTTCCGGCTTCTTATGAAGCAAACAAAGACAAAAAATATCCTGTTCTTTATTTATTAGATGGCGATTACTTATTTGATCCTTTTTCCGGAGCTGTAAGTTATGGTTCGTATTGGGATGATATTCCGGAAATGATCATTATCGGAATTCATCAAAATAAAGATGGAGAACGTTTCGACGACACCACAATCGACCAAAACGAAGGGCTTCCTTTTGAAAAAGGTTCCAAGTTTTTCGAATTCGTCGGAGCAGAATTAGTGCCTTATATTGAAAAAAAATACCGTACCTCCCCTTTCAGACTTATTGCAGGCCACGATATAACAGCAAGTTTTGCTAATTTTTATCTGTATAAAGAAATGCCCCTTTTTAATGCATACATCTGCTTAAGTCCAGAACTGGCACCAAAAATGGAAGTGCGTATTGCTGAAAAGTTTGCTAAAATAAAAAAACCGGTGTTCTATTATCTTTCAGCAGGAGAAGGTGACATTAAAAAGATAAAAGAACCGATTGAAAAATTAAACAATAATATTAAAATCGCTAATAATCCGTTAGTGAATTATAAATACGATGTTTTTAAGGGTGCTACACATTACACAGAAGTATTACACTCTATTCCAAGTGCATTGTACCAGATTTTTGAAGCCTACCGACCTATAAATTCTGCCGAATACAATGACAAAATTGCGGTTCTTCAAGAAGGTTATGCCGAATACTTAGAAAAAAAATATGCTGACATGTCTGAAGTTTTAGGAGTTCAGATTCCAGTTCGAATGAGTGATTTTAAAGTAGTAGAAAATCTTATTTTAAAAAGAAACGCCTATAGCGAATTAGGAAAAATGGCCGAAATTGGAAATGTACATTATCCAAAAGCCATGTTGGGAGAATATGAATTAGGATTAATGTATGAAAAACAAGGCGATCCGAAACATGCATCAAAAAAATACCAAAATGCTTCGCAAATGGAGCCAATTGGAGATTTGAACAAAGACATGATGTATGAGAAGATTGACGAAATGAATACGCTTGCCAAAAAAAGTAAATAATGTCAAAAGTTAAAACTTCCTTTTTTTGCCAAAATTGTGGCACTCAATACTCCAAATGGCAGGGACAGTGCAACGCATGCAAGGAATGGAATACCATTGCTGAAGAAATTATTCAGAAGCAGGAAAAAGTGGCCTGGAAAAGCGAACCCACGTCAACAAATAAAGCACCAAGACCTTTAAAAATTGACGAA is a window of Flavobacterium crocinum DNA encoding:
- a CDS encoding alpha/beta hydrolase codes for the protein MKKVYLLTLLISFSSFAQKTFDNIKSEKLGEERRITIGLPASYEANKDKKYPVLYLLDGDYLFDPFSGAVSYGSYWDDIPEMIIIGIHQNKDGERFDDTTIDQNEGLPFEKGSKFFEFVGAELVPYIEKKYRTSPFRLIAGHDITASFANFYLYKEMPLFNAYICLSPELAPKMEVRIAEKFAKIKKPVFYYLSAGEGDIKKIKEPIEKLNNNIKIANNPLVNYKYDVFKGATHYTEVLHSIPSALYQIFEAYRPINSAEYNDKIAVLQEGYAEYLEKKYADMSEVLGVQIPVRMSDFKVVENLILKRNAYSELGKMAEIGNVHYPKAMLGEYELGLMYEKQGDPKHASKKYQNASQMEPIGDLNKDMMYEKIDEMNTLAKKSK